In a single window of the Streptomyces sp. HUAS ZL42 genome:
- a CDS encoding ATP-binding protein — MSQESLTQVTLAAHHFTVQLSATRRGARLARLLTERQLCEWGMPFEDAVQVVAELSSNAVLHGRVRGRDFRLVLRLHTDGTLRIEVTDARGDRVPRIPDSVAVDAESGRGLRLVAAYADRWGVDEAPPNCKTVWAELAPDRADQ; from the coding sequence ATGAGCCAGGAATCCCTCACCCAAGTAACCCTCGCTGCCCACCACTTCACGGTTCAGTTGTCCGCCACTCGAAGAGGTGCCCGACTCGCACGGCTGCTCACAGAACGTCAACTCTGTGAGTGGGGCATGCCCTTTGAGGACGCGGTACAGGTCGTTGCCGAACTGAGCTCGAATGCCGTGCTCCATGGACGCGTCAGGGGACGGGACTTCCGGCTGGTGCTCCGGCTGCATACCGACGGCACCCTCCGTATCGAGGTGACCGACGCCCGAGGCGACCGGGTGCCGCGTATCCCGGACTCGGTCGCCGTGGACGCGGAATCGGGCCGTGGGCTGCGACTGGTGGCGGCGTACGCGGACCGCTGGGGCGTCGACGAGGCTCCGCCCAACTGCAAGACGGTGTGGGCCGAACTGGCGCCGGATCGCGCGGATCAGTGA
- a CDS encoding helix-turn-helix domain-containing protein — MTEQQLSAHARPRSARSRLGVGHVDERHDEEFTVVGNHLAQHPDLSLTAIGLAVHIQSLPTGTLVGIKTLAAKFPEGETRIASALRELEKHGYLSRTKERLPTGRIVTRTTSYNKPQKRTAHATPAPRREPAPDPKEPEHPAPVAPLPAPDLPIHRTARNVLVGLRARDPRLHLAERDVHRLAPAVAAWLERGVAPDDVQRTLAAGLPPEGVRHPVGFLAHRLTALLPPPLEPVPEAARPDPLQNCDGCDRAFRAPQPGNCRDCRATRLSGAAA; from the coding sequence ATGACTGAGCAGCAGCTTAGCGCGCACGCGCGCCCCCGGTCCGCCCGTTCCCGCCTCGGAGTTGGCCACGTGGACGAACGCCACGACGAAGAGTTCACGGTCGTCGGAAACCACCTCGCCCAACACCCCGACCTGTCGCTGACGGCCATCGGCCTGGCGGTCCACATCCAGTCGCTTCCGACCGGAACCCTCGTCGGGATCAAGACCCTTGCGGCCAAGTTCCCCGAGGGCGAGACGCGGATCGCCTCGGCCCTGAGGGAGCTGGAGAAGCACGGCTACCTGTCCCGCACCAAGGAGCGACTGCCGACGGGACGGATCGTGACGCGTACGACCTCGTACAACAAGCCCCAGAAGCGCACGGCCCACGCGACACCCGCTCCCCGGCGCGAACCGGCCCCGGACCCCAAGGAGCCGGAACATCCGGCCCCGGTCGCGCCGCTGCCCGCCCCGGACCTGCCCATCCACCGCACCGCCCGCAACGTCCTCGTGGGACTCCGCGCCCGCGACCCCCGCCTCCACCTCGCCGAGCGCGACGTACACCGCCTCGCCCCCGCCGTGGCCGCCTGGCTGGAGCGAGGCGTAGCCCCCGACGACGTACAGCGAACGCTCGCGGCCGGGCTTCCGCCGGAAGGTGTACGCCACCCGGTGGGCTTCCTGGCCCACCGCCTTACCGCCCTCCTGCCTCCACCCCTCGAGCCCGTGCCGGAGGCCGCCCGCCCCGACCCCCTCCAGAACTGCGACGGCTGCGACCGTGCGTTCCGTGCCCCGCAGCCAGGCAACTGCCGCGACTGCCGTGCGACCCGGTTGTCCGGCGCGGCGGCGTAG
- a CDS encoding DUF6247 family protein: protein MSAQTDGPNGPLIPMPELTPDALRAAVMRIASSRVPALTQHLFEATTNAQQTQSLAPLRAFVHSWAVFVAIERHPERAARLRELERIVDAGEQDPAEAIAEIQAIRKAAEAEAGL from the coding sequence GTGAGCGCCCAGACCGACGGCCCGAACGGACCGCTGATCCCCATGCCCGAACTCACCCCGGACGCCCTGCGGGCAGCGGTCATGCGCATCGCGTCGAGCCGGGTCCCGGCCCTCACGCAGCACCTCTTCGAGGCCACGACAAATGCTCAGCAGACGCAGAGCCTTGCACCGCTGCGAGCCTTCGTGCACTCCTGGGCGGTGTTCGTGGCGATCGAACGGCATCCGGAACGCGCCGCCCGGCTGCGTGAGCTGGAGCGGATCGTGGACGCGGGGGAGCAGGACCCGGCAGAGGCCATCGCTGAGATCCAGGCGATCCGGAAGGCGGCCGAGGCGGAGGCTGGGCTGTGA
- a CDS encoding ADP-ribosylglycohydrolase family protein, producing the protein MGATAGAVWGRTEQQDFRSRVRGTLLGAAVGDALGAPVDGPALDVIRETYGAEGVVDLAPAYGRRGVVTHLTQLTLFTVDGLIRAQVRRDTGAWHPPTDLHRAYLRWAATQHDWGPDERRKDDGWLAREEWLYARRDPPRALLLGLGDETMGTLDAPKNPGELGPEAAARSAPFGLLVGWEPQLVAQLAVECAAQTHGHPTACLAAGGYAVVVHALALGENLDAAVQRALALLAARPGHQPVSDALQHALGAVRQGIPTPARVEELAGNGTADGVLAAAVYCALVAEDVRHGLRLAVNHSGPSATTAALTGGLLGALHGETALPPAWLAELEGRPTVLELADDFAMEMTQGPALHGPAGASPGWLARYPRGGTG; encoded by the coding sequence GTGGGTGCGACAGCCGGCGCCGTCTGGGGCCGTACCGAGCAGCAGGACTTCCGCAGCCGGGTGCGCGGCACGCTGCTCGGCGCTGCTGTCGGGGACGCGCTCGGGGCGCCCGTCGACGGGCCCGCCCTCGACGTGATCAGGGAGACGTACGGCGCGGAGGGCGTCGTCGACCTCGCCCCCGCCTACGGACGGCGTGGCGTCGTCACCCACCTCACCCAGCTCACCCTGTTCACCGTGGACGGGCTGATCCGCGCCCAGGTCCGCCGCGACACCGGCGCCTGGCACCCGCCGACCGATCTGCACCGGGCGTATCTGCGCTGGGCCGCCACCCAGCACGACTGGGGCCCCGACGAGCGCCGCAAGGACGACGGCTGGCTGGCACGCGAGGAGTGGCTGTACGCCCGGCGGGATCCGCCCCGGGCCCTGCTGCTCGGCCTGGGCGACGAGACCATGGGCACGCTGGACGCGCCCAAGAACCCCGGCGAGCTCGGCCCCGAGGCGGCCGCCCGCTCCGCCCCCTTCGGGCTGCTCGTCGGCTGGGAGCCGCAACTGGTGGCGCAGCTGGCCGTGGAGTGCGCGGCCCAGACCCACGGCCACCCCACCGCCTGCCTCGCGGCGGGCGGGTACGCCGTCGTCGTACACGCGCTGGCCCTCGGAGAGAACCTCGACGCGGCCGTGCAGCGCGCGCTCGCCCTCCTCGCCGCCCGGCCCGGTCACCAGCCCGTGTCGGACGCCCTCCAGCATGCGCTGGGCGCCGTACGGCAGGGGATACCGACTCCGGCCAGGGTGGAGGAACTCGCCGGAAACGGTACGGCGGACGGGGTGCTGGCGGCCGCCGTGTACTGCGCCCTCGTCGCGGAGGACGTCCGCCACGGTCTGCGCCTGGCCGTGAACCATTCCGGCCCCTCCGCCACGACCGCCGCCCTGACCGGCGGCCTGCTCGGCGCCCTCCACGGCGAGACGGCCCTCCCCCCGGCCTGGCTGGCCGAGCTGGAGGGCCGGCCCACCGTCCTGGAACTGGCGGACGACTTCGCGATGGAGATGACCCAGGGCCCGGCTCTGCACGGCCCCGCAGGGGCATCGCCGGGCTGGCTGGCACGATATCCGCGGGGCGGGACGGGCTGA
- a CDS encoding sodium:solute symporter family protein yields the protein MNGLDWAVLIGYFGVMVAIGVWSHKRVDDVSDFFTAGGKMPWWLSGISHHMSGYSAVMFTGYAGIAYSYGVTSFVTWSFPIALGIAIGSKLFAPRINRLRSRLRVASPLEYLKNRYNLATQQALAWSGMLLKIVDVGAKWAAIATLLSVFTGISLNQGILITGAITAVYCTIGGLWADALTELGQFVIQLLAGIAMFVAVVLKLNDKGIGFLGAWDEPALQGHGKPLVGPYGTVFLLAFLFIKLFEYNGGMLNQAQRYMATATPREAERSARLSAVLWLVWPLVLFFPMWMSPLLVTSQKTDGSDSYALMTEQLLPHGLLGLVIVGFFSHTMAMCSSDANAIAAVFTRDCAPVVWARARAWSQRSGLLAARVTTVVFLGLSMAAATQVNSPTFKDIITVVIRWVAGLMGPMAIPMMLGLLRPFRRSGPTAALVSWSMGLLAFWLVNYPISWNVDGGVPLQYQVSVPLAVSLVLYVLVGFLKPEDTPERLAIIERINSDGDGAAAAIPVPVGGAADASPVKNDAGL from the coding sequence ATGAACGGTCTCGACTGGGCCGTGCTCATCGGCTACTTCGGTGTGATGGTCGCGATCGGCGTCTGGTCGCACAAGCGGGTGGACGACGTCAGCGACTTCTTCACGGCGGGCGGGAAGATGCCGTGGTGGCTGTCCGGCATCTCGCACCACATGTCGGGCTACAGCGCGGTGATGTTCACCGGGTACGCGGGCATCGCCTACAGCTACGGCGTGACGTCCTTCGTGACCTGGTCCTTCCCGATCGCCCTGGGCATCGCCATCGGGTCGAAGCTGTTCGCGCCGCGTATCAACCGGCTGCGGTCGCGGCTGCGTGTGGCGTCCCCGCTGGAATATCTGAAGAACCGTTACAACCTGGCCACGCAGCAGGCGTTGGCCTGGTCCGGGATGCTGCTGAAGATCGTGGACGTGGGCGCGAAGTGGGCCGCCATCGCGACGCTGCTGTCCGTCTTCACGGGTATATCGCTGAACCAGGGCATCCTCATCACCGGTGCGATCACCGCCGTCTACTGCACGATCGGCGGCCTGTGGGCGGACGCGCTGACGGAGTTGGGCCAGTTCGTCATCCAACTCCTCGCCGGAATCGCGATGTTCGTGGCCGTCGTACTCAAACTGAACGACAAGGGCATCGGGTTCCTCGGAGCGTGGGACGAGCCGGCGCTGCAGGGGCATGGGAAGCCGCTGGTGGGGCCGTACGGGACGGTCTTCCTGCTCGCGTTCCTCTTCATCAAGCTCTTCGAGTACAACGGCGGCATGCTCAACCAGGCGCAGCGGTACATGGCCACGGCGACCCCGCGTGAGGCGGAGCGGTCGGCGCGGCTGTCGGCCGTGCTGTGGCTGGTGTGGCCGCTCGTGCTGTTCTTCCCCATGTGGATGTCGCCGCTGCTGGTCACGTCGCAGAAGACGGACGGCTCGGACTCGTACGCCCTGATGACCGAACAGCTGCTGCCGCACGGGCTGTTGGGGCTGGTCATCGTCGGGTTCTTCTCGCACACGATGGCGATGTGCTCGTCGGACGCGAACGCGATCGCCGCGGTGTTCACACGGGACTGTGCGCCGGTGGTGTGGGCGCGGGCGCGGGCTTGGAGTCAGCGTTCGGGCCTGCTCGCGGCGCGGGTGACCACCGTCGTGTTCCTCGGGCTGTCCATGGCCGCGGCGACGCAGGTGAACTCGCCGACGTTCAAGGACATCATCACCGTCGTCATCAGGTGGGTGGCCGGGTTGATGGGGCCGATGGCGATTCCGATGATGCTGGGGCTGCTGCGGCCGTTCCGGCGGTCGGGGCCGACGGCTGCGCTGGTGAGCTGGTCGATGGGGTTGCTGGCCTTCTGGCTGGTCAACTATCCGATCAGCTGGAACGTCGACGGTGGGGTGCCGTTGCAGTACCAGGTGTCGGTGCCGCTGGCGGTGTCGCTCGTGCTGTACGTCCTCGTCGGGTTCCTGAAGCCGGAGGACACGCCGGAGCGCCTGGCGATCATCGAGCGGATCAACTCGGACGGGGACGGGGCGGCTGCGGCGATCCCGGTTCCGGTGGGCGGGGCCGCGGATGCGTCGCCGGTGAAGAACGACGCGGGGTTGTGA
- a CDS encoding SDR family oxidoreductase translates to MSLLAGKTVVVSGVGAGLGHRVAAAVVRDGGNAVLGARTEANLAKSAAEIDPDGARTAYRATDITDEGQCEALAGLARERFGGIDAVVHVAAWDSYFGGLADADFATWQSVIDVNLLGTLRMTRACLPALKVCGGSVVFIGTQSAVAAPSQVRQAAYAASKGALTSAMYSLARELGPHRIRVNTVLPGWMWGPPVQAYVQFSAQTEGVPEGEVLGRLTERMALPDLATDGDVADAAVFLASDRARAITGQSLLVNAGELMR, encoded by the coding sequence ATGTCACTGCTCGCGGGCAAGACCGTCGTCGTATCGGGGGTCGGGGCCGGGCTCGGCCACCGGGTCGCGGCCGCCGTCGTACGGGACGGAGGGAATGCCGTGCTCGGGGCCCGGACCGAGGCCAACCTCGCCAAGAGTGCCGCCGAGATCGATCCGGACGGGGCGCGCACGGCGTACCGGGCGACCGACATCACCGACGAGGGGCAGTGCGAGGCGCTGGCGGGGCTGGCGCGGGAGCGGTTCGGGGGTATCGACGCCGTGGTGCATGTGGCGGCGTGGGACTCCTACTTCGGCGGGCTCGCGGACGCCGACTTCGCGACCTGGCAGTCCGTGATCGACGTCAATCTGCTGGGGACGCTGCGGATGACACGGGCCTGCCTGCCGGCGTTGAAGGTGTGCGGGGGGTCGGTCGTCTTCATCGGGACCCAGTCGGCGGTCGCCGCGCCCTCGCAGGTGCGGCAGGCGGCATACGCGGCCTCCAAAGGGGCGCTGACGAGCGCGATGTACTCGCTGGCGCGGGAGCTCGGGCCGCACCGGATCCGGGTCAACACCGTGCTGCCGGGGTGGATGTGGGGGCCGCCGGTCCAGGCGTATGTGCAGTTCAGCGCGCAGACGGAGGGGGTGCCGGAGGGTGAGGTGCTGGGGCGGCTCACCGAGCGGATGGCCCTGCCGGATCTGGCCACGGACGGGGATGTCGCGGATGCGGCGGTGTTCCTCGCCTCGGACCGGGCGCGCGCCATCACCGGGCAGTCGCTGCTGGTGAACGCCGGGGAGCTGATGCGCTGA
- a CDS encoding MFS transporter, translating into MATAEPTRADDTGPGPDTGPRIRLPAGPRGDDHGTDGTDHPDGASRLAGVLAAPRAWTRHHPVLFATGLAGALHVVWFFTFANSGGDLAAQDAWAEFVGRYPDSAYNLAWYGGMHPVSYSMVSPYLMSVLGVRTTMMIAGTISAALLTLVLVRSRPVRDPVWPALAGVFAFLCNAVSGRVTYGLGTMFALAAVAVVFCWPHRWRHKRWAKALCAAPLAALATMSSPVAGLFVGLVAVALFLQKRRPGAWALGLGPTAVVAVSALMFPFSGTQPMSFGSAILPLLFSAVVFAVVPRDWKTVRITAAVYGLAVLGVWIVSSQIGSNITRLAMLFAGVVLTAALPFAVPRSRKWYAIVLSLVAFGTWIGFKSVDDVVHTTPAASWARELAPLVNELQEVGAEKGRVEVVPARSHREASALSPYVNLARGWNRQADMERNPLFYDDTLNSANYHEWLKRWAVHFVVLPKDEPDGDGGQRERELVQRGMPYLKQIWGDANWQLFRVTDPTPLAEPNAVVERLGQTEVTMDVSEPGRILVRIPYSPWLSIVDAEGKKLDPPRETDESKERAEGTPKTYENLNGCLFETEEDAKGDKWTMLVAPRAGTYRLAAPYGVPRGTPCPDELR; encoded by the coding sequence GTGGCCACTGCGGAGCCGACACGCGCCGACGACACCGGTCCGGGCCCGGACACCGGCCCGCGAATACGGCTGCCCGCGGGGCCCAGAGGCGACGACCACGGGACCGACGGCACTGACCACCCGGACGGCGCATCCAGACTCGCCGGTGTCCTCGCCGCCCCGCGCGCGTGGACCCGGCATCATCCCGTCCTCTTCGCCACCGGCCTCGCCGGCGCGCTCCACGTCGTCTGGTTCTTCACGTTCGCGAACAGTGGTGGCGATCTCGCGGCGCAGGACGCCTGGGCCGAGTTCGTCGGCCGGTACCCGGACTCGGCGTACAACCTGGCCTGGTACGGCGGTATGCACCCGGTGTCGTACAGCATGGTGTCGCCGTACCTGATGTCGGTGCTGGGCGTCCGTACGACGATGATGATCGCGGGGACGATCTCCGCTGCCCTGCTGACGCTGGTGCTGGTGCGCAGCCGTCCGGTAAGGGATCCCGTGTGGCCGGCGCTGGCGGGCGTCTTCGCGTTCCTCTGCAACGCGGTGTCGGGGCGTGTGACGTACGGCCTGGGCACGATGTTCGCGCTCGCGGCGGTGGCGGTCGTCTTCTGCTGGCCGCACCGCTGGCGCCACAAGCGGTGGGCGAAGGCGCTGTGCGCGGCGCCGCTCGCCGCGCTCGCCACGATGTCGTCGCCGGTCGCGGGCCTGTTCGTGGGCCTGGTGGCCGTCGCGCTGTTCCTCCAGAAGCGGCGTCCGGGCGCATGGGCGCTGGGGCTGGGCCCGACCGCGGTCGTCGCGGTGTCCGCCTTGATGTTCCCCTTCTCCGGAACCCAGCCGATGTCCTTCGGCTCGGCGATACTGCCGCTGCTGTTCTCGGCCGTCGTCTTCGCCGTCGTACCGCGCGACTGGAAGACCGTACGGATCACGGCGGCGGTGTACGGCCTTGCGGTCCTGGGGGTGTGGATCGTCAGCTCCCAGATCGGTTCCAACATCACACGGCTCGCGATGTTGTTCGCCGGTGTGGTGCTCACGGCCGCGCTGCCGTTCGCCGTGCCGCGCAGCCGCAAGTGGTACGCGATCGTGCTGTCCCTGGTCGCGTTCGGCACCTGGATCGGCTTCAAGTCGGTCGACGACGTCGTCCATACGACCCCGGCGGCGTCCTGGGCGCGCGAGCTGGCTCCGCTCGTCAACGAACTGCAGGAGGTCGGCGCGGAGAAGGGCCGCGTCGAGGTCGTACCGGCCCGCTCCCACCGCGAGGCCTCCGCGCTCTCCCCCTACGTCAACCTGGCCCGCGGCTGGAACCGCCAGGCCGACATGGAGCGCAACCCGCTCTTCTACGACGACACGCTCAACTCGGCGAACTACCACGAGTGGCTCAAGCGGTGGGCCGTGCACTTCGTCGTGCTGCCCAAGGACGAGCCGGACGGCGACGGTGGACAGCGGGAGCGGGAGCTGGTCCAGCGGGGCATGCCGTATCTGAAGCAGATCTGGGGCGACGCGAACTGGCAGCTGTTCCGGGTGACCGATCCGACGCCGCTCGCCGAGCCGAACGCGGTCGTCGAGCGGCTCGGGCAGACCGAGGTGACGATGGATGTGAGCGAGCCGGGACGGATCCTCGTCCGCATCCCGTACTCGCCGTGGCTGAGCATCGTCGACGCGGAGGGCAAGAAGCTGGACCCGCCGCGGGAGACGGACGAGTCCAAGGAGCGGGCCGAGGGCACGCCGAAGACGTACGAGAACCTGAACGGGTGTCTGTTCGAGACGGAGGAGGATGCGAAGGGGGACAAGTGGACGATGCTGGTCGCTCCGCGGGCGGGGACGTATCGGTTGGCGGCGCCGTATGGCGTGCCTCGGGGGACTCCTTGCCCTGATGAGCTGCGGTGA
- a CDS encoding D-alanyl-D-alanine carboxypeptidase yields MKEASVAGESPDRSKQRESSAEPTSGSAGPVPEARGEVRDPRLAVKREGEQSSSASRRGVDTATQVLSIRTLTEEREQAEEPAQADAGDSRGPEDAQDAVKPSDAEETPEKAEKAPATAKPDPADDARLRAAVAAWVSTAAEKAPEKDAGQTVEDAKPAAKDADTDTDSAPADSKQDAEPAAVDSRTNTGQTAVDSETETETASQDSQSDAAKTTQGSDTDTEAAAEDSKTETKPASQDSQSDAAKTTQGSDTDTEAAAEDSKTETKPASQDSQSSDTDTEPAAEGSKTETETTSQDSQSDAAKTTHSSDTDTEPAAEESDGDAGSAPEDSETDNGPESAAGDRTTGADPQAADGEDAPQGPPAPDDESSTGGAGGNEPAEGEAEDAHPVDQPTAVFKAPRPAKPAVDQPTTMLKLGGATKPPQDKAPQDKAPQDKAPQDRAPKPGAPAAPDVPAAERTSRFVALKPLDDPSPRAPKPAEATAAIPQVGPERTAQQPLPPKPPLDLLAELTNTPPPPPTPLRTLARRIKIWTPLVILLAIVFAIAQAVRPLPAPALTLTADDSYTFDGAKVDLPWPSEGQGWMDVNGIGTMGSFGKQTPVAIGSVAKAMTAYVVLKDHPLKPGEEGPSITVDATAEKEGGYYKDGESTLYTVKENDKLTEKQALSAIMIPSANNIARLLARWDAGTEAAFIKKMNDTAKELGMTNTTYTDASGLKETTVSTAQDQVKLGNELVKIQALMDITKLPEWIDPSGMKHRNYNTLVPYNNALGIKTGSTTKAGGNLLFAATKEVGGQTVTLIGAILGQHTIPIIDTVNAVSKTALLAAQDAITSAKILKKGDVVGYVDDKLGGHTPVVVTKDVAAVGWAGLEVKLSFEADELPHSAASGTKVGTLTVGDGTNGAVQVPVALEKDLLEPGFTDKLTRVS; encoded by the coding sequence ATGAAGGAGGCATCGGTGGCGGGCGAGTCCCCCGACAGGTCGAAGCAGCGCGAGTCGTCGGCAGAACCGACGTCGGGGAGCGCGGGTCCGGTTCCCGAGGCCAGGGGCGAGGTGCGCGATCCTCGTCTGGCGGTGAAGCGGGAGGGCGAGCAGTCGTCGTCCGCGTCGCGCAGGGGCGTGGACACGGCGACGCAGGTGCTCTCGATCCGGACGCTGACCGAGGAACGCGAACAGGCCGAGGAGCCCGCTCAGGCGGACGCAGGGGACTCCCGGGGCCCCGAGGACGCCCAGGACGCCGTGAAGCCCTCCGACGCGGAGGAAACACCGGAGAAGGCTGAGAAGGCCCCCGCCACCGCCAAGCCCGACCCGGCGGACGACGCCCGCCTGCGCGCGGCCGTGGCGGCCTGGGTGAGCACCGCGGCCGAGAAGGCGCCGGAGAAGGACGCCGGGCAGACCGTGGAGGACGCGAAGCCGGCCGCGAAGGACGCGGACACCGACACCGACTCGGCCCCGGCGGACTCGAAGCAGGACGCTGAGCCGGCCGCGGTGGACTCGAGGACGAACACCGGGCAGACCGCGGTGGACTCGGAGACCGAGACGGAAACGGCCTCGCAGGACTCGCAGAGCGACGCCGCGAAGACCACGCAGGGCTCCGACACGGACACGGAGGCCGCCGCAGAGGACTCCAAGACCGAGACGAAACCGGCCTCGCAGGACTCGCAGAGCGACGCCGCGAAGACCACGCAGGGCTCCGACACGGACACGGAGGCCGCCGCAGAGGACTCCAAGACCGAGACGAAACCGGCCTCGCAGGACTCACAGAGCTCTGACACGGACACGGAACCCGCCGCAGAGGGCTCGAAGACCGAGACGGAAACGACCTCGCAGGACTCACAGAGCGACGCCGCGAAGACCACGCACAGCTCCGACACGGACACGGAACCCGCCGCGGAGGAGTCGGACGGGGACGCCGGCTCGGCCCCGGAGGACTCGGAGACGGACAACGGGCCCGAGTCCGCCGCAGGCGACAGGACCACTGGCGCGGACCCGCAGGCCGCCGACGGCGAGGACGCCCCACAGGGGCCACCCGCACCCGACGACGAAAGCAGCACGGGTGGTGCGGGTGGGAACGAACCGGCCGAAGGCGAAGCCGAGGACGCCCACCCCGTCGACCAGCCCACCGCCGTCTTCAAGGCCCCCCGCCCCGCGAAGCCCGCCGTCGACCAGCCCACCACCATGCTGAAGCTGGGCGGCGCCACCAAGCCCCCCCAGGACAAGGCCCCGCAGGACAAGGCCCCCCAGGACAAGGCCCCGCAGGACAGGGCACCCAAGCCCGGAGCTCCCGCCGCTCCCGACGTTCCCGCAGCGGAGCGCACCAGCAGGTTCGTCGCGCTGAAGCCCCTCGACGACCCGTCGCCCCGCGCGCCGAAGCCGGCCGAAGCCACCGCCGCCATCCCGCAGGTCGGCCCGGAGCGCACCGCTCAGCAGCCGCTCCCGCCGAAGCCCCCGCTGGACCTGCTGGCGGAGCTGACCAACACGCCGCCGCCCCCGCCGACGCCCCTGCGGACCCTGGCCCGGCGCATCAAGATCTGGACCCCCCTGGTCATCCTGCTCGCGATCGTGTTTGCGATCGCGCAGGCCGTACGCCCCCTCCCCGCCCCCGCGCTCACCCTCACCGCCGACGACTCGTACACGTTCGACGGCGCCAAGGTCGACCTGCCCTGGCCGAGCGAGGGCCAGGGCTGGATGGACGTCAACGGCATCGGCACGATGGGCAGCTTCGGCAAGCAGACGCCGGTGGCCATCGGCTCCGTGGCCAAGGCCATGACCGCGTACGTCGTGCTGAAGGACCACCCGCTGAAGCCGGGTGAGGAGGGTCCGAGCATCACCGTCGACGCGACCGCCGAGAAGGAGGGCGGTTACTACAAGGACGGCGAGTCCACCCTCTACACGGTCAAGGAGAACGACAAGCTCACCGAGAAGCAGGCGCTGTCGGCGATCATGATCCCGTCCGCCAACAACATCGCGCGGCTGCTGGCCCGCTGGGACGCGGGCACCGAGGCGGCGTTCATCAAGAAGATGAACGACACCGCCAAGGAGCTCGGGATGACGAACACGACGTACACCGACGCGTCCGGTCTGAAGGAGACCACCGTCTCCACCGCGCAGGACCAGGTGAAGCTGGGCAACGAGCTGGTGAAGATCCAGGCCCTGATGGACATCACCAAGCTGCCGGAGTGGATCGACCCGTCCGGCATGAAGCACCGCAACTACAACACGCTCGTCCCCTACAACAACGCCCTCGGCATCAAGACCGGCAGCACCACCAAGGCCGGCGGCAACCTGCTGTTCGCCGCGACCAAGGAGGTCGGCGGTCAGACCGTCACGCTGATCGGCGCGATCCTCGGCCAGCACACCATTCCGATCATCGACACGGTCAACGCCGTCAGCAAGACCGCGCTGCTCGCCGCGCAGGACGCGATCACTTCGGCGAAGATCCTGAAGAAGGGCGACGTCGTCGGCTACGTGGACGACAAGCTCGGCGGCCACACCCCCGTCGTGGTCACCAAGGACGTGGCGGCGGTCGGCTGGGCCGGGCTCGAGGTGAAGCTGTCGTTCGAGGCGGACGAGCTGCCGCACTCCGCCGCGTCCGGCACCAAGGTGGGCACGCTCACCGTCGGCGACGGCACCAACGGCGCCGTGCAGGTCCCGGTAGCGCTGGAGAAGGATCTGCTCGAGCCGGGCTTCACGGACAAGCTGACCCGCGTCTCCTGA
- a CDS encoding GPP34 family phosphoprotein: MGRSRRTLPEELLLLALDPATGTTAQPQSLDLGLAGAQLVELALAGRIAPDGDRIAVVAPRPTGDPTLDCALELLRRRGAPVRAVHWIGGPRLGLRQTYLSHLERCGMVAAVPGQMCGVLPTTRYQATDTEISREIRARLDSAIRTGVPPDPRTAALAALAHAVGLGKHLYPGNEGRSSRSRLRDLIRHDPMGGLVAHAVMDVQNGAAAQPRRSQATAGRPAPGARPASEPARGVPVQPRRGSMARVVAH; encoded by the coding sequence ATGGGCAGGAGCCGCAGAACACTTCCGGAGGAGCTTCTGCTGCTGGCACTGGACCCGGCCACGGGTACCACTGCGCAGCCGCAGTCGCTCGACCTCGGTCTGGCCGGAGCACAGCTAGTGGAGCTGGCGCTGGCCGGACGGATAGCCCCAGACGGGGATCGTATCGCCGTGGTGGCACCACGGCCGACTGGAGATCCAACTTTGGACTGTGCGTTGGAGTTGCTGCGCAGGCGCGGCGCTCCCGTACGGGCTGTTCACTGGATCGGCGGGCCCCGGCTGGGGCTCCGTCAGACCTACCTCTCGCATCTCGAGCGGTGCGGCATGGTTGCTGCCGTACCGGGCCAGATGTGCGGAGTGCTGCCGACGACTCGCTACCAGGCGACGGACACCGAAATCAGCCGGGAGATCAGGGCCCGGCTGGATTCCGCGATCCGCACCGGCGTGCCGCCGGACCCGCGGACCGCGGCGCTCGCCGCCCTCGCGCACGCGGTGGGTCTCGGCAAGCACCTGTACCCGGGCAACGAGGGACGGTCGTCCCGCTCCCGGTTGCGCGATCTGATCAGGCACGACCCCATGGGCGGTCTCGTCGCGCACGCCGTGATGGACGTCCAGAACGGTGCGGCGGCCCAACCGCGCCGCAGCCAGGCGACGGCAGGCCGTCCGGCCCCCGGAGCCAGGCCGGCATCGGAACCCGCTCGTGGCGTTCCGGTGCAACCGCGCCGCGGATCCATGGCGCGCGTCGTGGCCCACTGA